From Helicoverpa armigera isolate CAAS_96S chromosome 29, ASM3070526v1, whole genome shotgun sequence, the proteins below share one genomic window:
- the LOC110378505 gene encoding gastrula zinc finger protein XlCGF57.1, translating to MTEIWNISGLCRCCHAEGNFTSVNVFSNGGIEDDCHVLLRDTFDIVLNPLPNSTDTYSLCSVCEPRLRDAAQFKKQVLLCEDKFKQYLFSCGFKDAEGGKELKNEFTDIGLKEESSHDEQAGLDYKYDEDSLQELDIFIQPAEDDDQPLSVLRSSRGAQPPDSAEPDAEWAAPPELSDDEDRKPKNQKTKKYSCDICQKKFSYNGSLEVHMKAHNGEKSFTCHLCSTTHTNNKELTKHITIAHIVDNAYPCTICQKIFEKARLLKKHIKVHFEEKFKCTECNKEFQRKKGLKEHMKIHTGERKYSCSICNKAFGHNQTLKSHMYTHTGEKPYVCDVCGRRFPQRTHLKRHIFIIHTGIKPHTCGVCNKQFSSKSYLAIHERQHTGEKPYSCEVCKKDFTAYTTLKVHMRVHTGFKPYTCSFCNRQFAQMASFKLHQRTHTGEKPFSCKVCKKPFSDNGYLKIHMRVHSGEKPFSCEVCKRCFRETGQLKRHMRVHTGIKPYTCKICNKQIGNLSKHMRVHSEERPFSCNICSKQFSINGNLKLHMRIHTGEKPFACEICNSQFTQSSGLKRHRCTHVEKNDGLSS from the exons atgaCGGAAATATGGAATATTAGTGGTTTATGTCGGTGCTGTCACGCTGAAGGCAATTTTACGAGTGTAAACGTGTTTTCTAACGGAGGAATCGAAGATGATTGTCATGTTTTGTTACGGGATACTTTCGATATTGTT TTAAATCCTCTACCAAACAGCACTGACACTTACTCCTTGTGCTCCGTCTGTGAGCCGCGGCTAAGGGACGCAGCTCAGTTCAAGAAACAGGTGCTGTTATGTGAAGATAAGTTCAAACAGTACCTGTTTAGCTGTGGTTTTAAAG ATGCAGAGGGTGGAAAAGAGcttaaaaatgaatttacaGACATTG GCCTTAAAGAAGAATCCAGTCACGATGAGCAGGCTGGACTGGACTATAAATATGATG AAGACAGTCTCCAAGAGCTAGACATATTCATCCAGCCAGCTGAAGATGACGATCAGCCGCTGTCAGTGTTGCGCAGCTCCCGAGGGGCGCAGCCCCCGGACAGCGCGGAGCCCGACGCTGAGTGGGCTGCGCCACCTGAGTTGAGCGATG aCGAAGACCGAAAACCCAAAAACcagaaaactaaaaaatactCCTGCGACATCTGCCAAAAGAAATTCTCATACAACGGCTCTTTAGAAGTCCACATGAAAGCCCATAACGGCGAGAAATCATTTACATGCCACCTCTGTAGTaccacacacacaaacaacaaaGAATTAACGAAACATATAACTATAGCACACATAGTTGATAACGCATATCCTTGTACAATTTGCCAAAAGATATTCGAGAAAGCTAGACTACTCAAAAAGCACATAAAAGTCCACTTCGAAGAAAAATTCAAATGTACAGAGTGTAATAAAGAGTTTCAAAGGAAAAAAGGCTTGAAAGAACATATGAAAATACACACAGGGGAGCGGAAATATAGTTGTTCGATTTGTAATAAAGCTTTCGGTCATAATCAGACGTTGAAATCGCATATGTACACTCATACCGGGGAGAAACCTTATGTCTGTGACGTTTGTGGACGCCGATTCCCTCAAAGAACACATTTAAAACgacatatatttataatacatacagGTATAAAACCTCATACTTGTGGTGTGTGTAATAAACAGTTTTCTAGTAAGAGTTATTTAGCTATACATGAGCGACAACATACGGGAGAAAAACCTTATTCTTGTGAGGTTTGTAAGAAAGATTTCACGGCGTACACGACTTTGAAAGTCCATATGAGAGTGCACACAGGTTTTAAGCCCTACACCTGCAGTTTTTGCAACCGCCAATTCGCCCAAATGGCCAGTTTTAAACTCCACCAAAGAACACATACAGGCGAAAAACCGTTTTCTTGTAAAGTCTGCAAAAAACCGTTCTCAGATAATGGGTACCTAAAAATTCATATGCGCGTTCATTCTGGTGAGAAACCATTTTCCTGTGAAGTGTGTAAACGATGTTTCAGAGAAACTGGTCAATTGAAAAGACATATGCGAGTTCACACTGGTATTAAGCCTTATACTTGTAAAATTTGTAACAAACAAATAGGTAATTTATCCAAGCATATGAGGGTGCATTCAGAAGAAAGGCCTTTTAGTTGTAATATTTGTAGTAAGCAGTTTTCTATAAACGgtaatttgaagttacatatgAGAATTCATACTGGGGAGAAACCTTTTGCTTGTGAGATATGTAATAGTCAGTTCACTCAGAGCAGTGGATTGAAGCGTCATAGGTGCACTCATGTTGAAAAAAATGATGGTTTGAGTTCTTAG
- the LOC110378497 gene encoding tetraspanin-18B — protein sequence MCCFAEFVVKYVLIIVNIVFCLAGLAIIGLGTAVHIQLDQIHELIPVNLSAISISIIVLGSFVFIISYCACCGALRESRCMLIFYAVIMAILASLKIYITVVIFRFLDSALSTVSGWLNTAFNNMDLRPAYYGMENLFRCCGTTGPNSYTDQGQVIPPSCCGNLNNVTSNPENLQCAASDAFSGCTEMVGEYFETFGEAIGGVLIVVIIIELICVIFGLFLACQIRQKRYRA from the exons atgTGTTGTTTCGCCGAGTTTGTagtgaaatatgttttaattatagttaatattgtattttgt cTCGCCGGTCTAGCCATCATAGGTTTAGGCACAGCGGTACACATACAACTGGACCAGATCCACGAACTAATCCCAGTCAACTTGAGCGCTATATCTATTAGTATTATAGTGCTGGGCAGCTTTGTGTTCATCATATCTTATTGTGCGTGCTGCGGAGCGCTGAGGGAGTCGAGATGTATGCTTATATTT TATGCCGTCATCATGGCAATCCTAGCCAGTTTGAAGATCTACATCACAGTGGTGATCTTCAGATTCCTGGATTCCGCCCTATCAACTGTCTCCGGCTGGCTAAACACGGCATTCAACAACATGGACCTTAGACCCGCTTACTATGGAATGGAAAATCTG TTCCGTTGCTGCGGCACAACAGGCCCCAACTCCTACACAGACCAAGGGCAAGTAATCCCACCATCTTGCTGCGGCAACCTGAACAACGTGACTTCCAATCCTGAGAACTTGCAGTGTGCTGCGAGTGACGCCTTCTCCGGGTGCACCGAGATGGTTGGAGAGTACTTCGAGACCTTCGGAGAAGCTATTGGGGGAGTCCTCATTGTGGTTATCATTATTGAG ctCATCTGCGTGATCTTCGGGCTGTTCCTGGCGTGCCAAATCAGACAGAAGAGATACAGAGCATAA